TGCTTAAATTATAAGGTTTACCACATATACCGTACTGAGAAGGCACTTAGAGGTACATTGATAATGCCTTataaaccagttttctggcgtacaAGGTAtacaaattgtgacttttttctaCTCTGCACCACTTTTGCCACTTTCCCGAAAAGGGATGTATGGTAAGGGTCTGCAGGCTGTTGGGTCCAACAGCTCTGCCAAAattatcatcatttatgccagaaagttAAAAATATATTCTCCACCAAGCCTCACAGCCCAGCAGAAAGTGTATCTCATTTACGAGGAGACATGTGACTTATCATACTATATATAAGATGCATCCTCATACTTCAGTTGGAGAATGAGCCATTGCACCGGCATTAgtacactaagggtaagttcacacagagttttttggtcaggattttgaggccggatccgcgtcaaaatcctgatcaaaaagacggctcccattgaaatcaatgggagccggtcagttctttttttccaggagccggtttgttccggctcccagaaaaagaagcgagatgttcatccTTCAGGCTGATTTGCCTcctgattcggcctgaagaccctccctcctcccgactaggcccattcattgggcctaatccagagcggagtgcgcgactggatgctggtgcagtgcacctgcattcagtcacggctacccatatattggaccggaacctgaggcagcctctgcctcaggttccggtccaaaaagccccatgtgaacttacccttaatccgTCATTTTTTAAAAGAGTAGGGCTTAGATCAAACAGGGACAGACCTAGCCCCTATTGACTTTAATGGAGTCTGTGCTAAAAGCTTTTGCTCACAATAGCAACATATCCTCTACCCTCAAGATAAAGGATACGTGCAGATTGGTGAGGGATTGATCAACTGGGGCCTGTGCATGcccgaggccacaagaaaaatggccgcttacacagtaagtaagcggccattttcttgtgggcatgtgcagatggctccgcccgaggcctacaagtttcaaagcctgcaccggaagaagacacaggaagatgacatTCCTGACGaaaatggaggtggcgctggagagttctctggcagcattggggacgcctccagtactttttgagcgctggggcccgcccccagtgctgcaagagaactcatttgcataccgatgaaaaccagtatttcaagcgaacagcggtccggagaagacttctaaaggtaggagacaaatagcctttcttaaggctattccgacgtagtagGGAGAAAAGAATGTGttaaaatgataggatccctttaaataaagacgAATTTTTGGTAAGCACGGACAATCTTCTACCTGTTTGAGGACCAGGTGGTGGAAATAAGTTCTGCTGCAGGGCAAGAATTATACCTGGGAGAAGTATTATGTGTTTGAAGTTTTTATATAGTTTGTGTTTTTAGAGGGGTTTTTTTgagtatttttcaataaaatttaaGAAATCTATTTTTACTGCTGATGCAATAGGGTGATGTTTGTTATTGGGTTTATTGTAactttaggctggggcctcacGTAGTGGAAATGCTACTGcaaaaaatgtagcattttacaATACCAGGAAAAATAGCAGTGAATAGCACCTTTAAAGGTAGAAATAAACCTAACCTCTTATCGCCTCAAATCTTTCCATTTTCCTTTCTAATGAGGATAAAATGAATTAAAACTAAAATTCTTGTACAATTCAGGCTTTCTTCCAAAGAGATCTATCCAGTTCGTTTTGTAGTGCATCACATGTATGAGGTGCACTTCTTAACCcttctgttacattgtattttcTAAAACTGGCAATCCTAAATATAGCCATAGAAAAGTGCTCTGAATGAGACCAGAATGTAAATCGACCAGTAGATGGTGCTCACAGACTTGCTGAAGAACAGACCTCCTTGGCTTAGCAAGACGAATGTACAATCCAGCATCATTTGCCTAGCACAAAATGTCTGAGTCTGGCTTCAATTGCAAATCAACTGTTTGTGCATGTTACATGCTATGGCTGGTAGGGTGTAGCTTACTCTCCTACTCACATGGATATGTGATTGTAAATTCAGTCTCTTGGTCAGTCACCAATGAGGTAGAAGAAGAACTGGACAGCTCTTCTACTGAGGATGCATTGCCAGCACTACTAGAAGACACAATCAGCATGTGGAAGCAAAGCTATCCAGCTTCAACCTACAAGGAGGAAGCAGAGATGAAGTCCAGGCCAGGGCCTGATGTGTCTAAACAGATGATCTCACCATCCAGGATGTTCTCCTACAAGAGAGAGAGCAGCACAGTCACTGAGAGCTCCCCTTCTCTAGCAGCCCTCCACAACAAGCTGCTCACAAAGGCCAGAATATTAGCCCACAAAAGCAAATGGGGGACCCTGGCAACTCTTTCCACCCAGGAGAATGtaagtgctgtgtgtctcccatgtGCAGTTACATGCTTACATCCCTGATCCCTCATTGTCTTGGTCTACATCTGCTGTACAGTTATGTCTTTTGTCTGATGCACCTCATGGTGAGATGCAGCCTGGAAGATGCAGCTGTATacatcagtgtcccttatatgcTATACAGGCAATATTCTACTCCTCCATATATTTGTGAATACTATGAAGTTGTTGTTTTTTACttgtattaatttattttatttataacaCATCACTGTATCTGATGTATCTGGAGGAGGTATAACCAATGCGCTACTCATATAGAGCACTATGTGTGGCATTGGTGCTCAAGTCTGTGTATAGAGACTCAGATGAAGGCATGCCATCCTTCTTCTCAGGCATACTGGAATTATTTGCATATCTTAACAAGTATCTCACAAGTTTGATGAGGATGGGATGGAAAATGTACTAAAATGTTGTAATACTGTTTGTTTTGTattctaaaagaagaaaaaaatattacattaagAACAGAAGTACCCAAGCAATGTCTTGTGTTACATTCCAAGACTCATAACATTTTTCTTTTGAAAGAGCTGATGGCTCGTTATTTGCCGGATgagatgtagattttttttattggcaTGTTGTATCAACTTTttcaacacaatttttttgtaaGTTGGTACAAATAAAACATCCCTGAAATTCAGGAATTTTTACAATATTCACTGTGCCAGATAAATAACACATTAGCTTTATCGTATTGGCTGTTTTTTTCCTTCTTGCATTTGCTTTTATTTAACTTTGTATTTTTACATACTTCTATACTGCAGTGTATCATTCCTATCATTAGGTCCCAGGCTGCCAGAGAAACCCACTAACACCCAGTGACTGTGTTGCTAGGGCACCAATATCTTAcagtttacactaggttcacacctgtgttttcATTCATGTTTCCATTCGGGTGGTCTACTTGAAAACCCCCTCGAACTGAtatctaatccgcttaaaaaagcggttatcctCAAACTCATGGAATGGGGACCAAATCCCAGGGCAGAGACAGGGCGCAGGTGATAACCTAGCCGCAGATGTTGTGATCACTattgactgcagcatccaaggggttaaatcaggggtagggaacgtacgactctccagctgttgcaaaactacaactcccagcatgcatacttgctctgctattcttgaaactcccatggaagtgaatggagcatgatgggagttgtagtttcacagcagctggagagccgaagattccctacccctgggttaaatGGTCAGGATCAGACTTATGTCTAATCCTGACTATTGCAGCATGGTCCTGGCAGTTTATTACTACAGTTACCTGCCACACTTGTTCCATATACATGGTGTATGACCAAAAGGGGCAAGCAAAAAGACTGTTTTACAAAGTTCAACTTTGCAGCTGGCTGTGTAGTATAAAACTCAAAAGCTATAGACAAGTTTTGAATGAAAGTGTGTTGCACACAACCTTTATAAGGAGTCTGACATTAGGAAATGCAATATCAAACCAGCCATAGTACTGTACATGGTAGGGGACCTTGTGCTGAGCAACACAACACCTTTAGATAGTCCAATAGATGCACTAGTTACTTGAAAAATCTCActttataaatatacatatgaGGTTCAAGTAAATGGAAGCGTGCCATAGGGTCCAATGCTCTTTGCCTGGTTTAATATTGAGTTTccaggtgacagattccctttgatGTAAATCCTTGCTTATTATATGTCAAATATGATCTAAGCGACAATAGCTGTATTATGTaacatgcattgctttttttcttaCCTTCTAATCAGTTGGAAAATAAATACTGCTTAGGGGGCGATCACACTtgcgccctgtgtcattccgccatcatgagttttaaaactgaccgccgggaagccggaGGAATGACACAAGGCGcacaggggcacaagtgtgaatgccccgtaAGTGTAGTTCACGAATACTGTTCTCAAAGATGAAAATTCTATAACTAATTTTCCTTCTAGGTGGGTTGCCCGTATATCCTagtgagggttggttcacactagcgcttgtattccgtccgtaaggagtccgcatggagacccccaaacggaataccaacgctaatgcaagcgctgtgcagttaagcacacggagcccatagactataatgggctccgtgtgcttgccgtgcactgcccgcacaattcattcatgagggcaatgcgtggcaagcacacggagcccattatagtctatgggctccatgtgctttgcaagcacattgcttgcaattgcgattgaaTTCCGTCCGGGGAGTCTCCATGCgaactccttgcggacggaatacaagcgctagtgtgaaccaacccttacgctaggttcacacgagGGTTCTGGTTTCACTTCTTCGGGTCCGCTATAATAGACCATAATGggaatagaccataatggggtccagctgatttccacctgaaatcagcagagagaaaaatcttgCTTGTAGCAATTTTCTCTATGCCAATTTTAAGCTGAATGCGGAAGGAgtccctgaacactagtgtgaactgacTCTTAGTCATGTTTAAAGATGAAGGTAAAACATTAACTTCTAGTCACATAACTCCACACTCCTGGGAATGATTTGTTCTAATTGATATATATGATACGTATATTTAACTATGAAACATAAATACAGTAAAGATGCAATGTTTTGTGAAATGTCATGTACCACATGTACCTTCTTTTGTCCTGTTCTTAGATACAAGGAGTGCCTTTTGGACAGGCTCTGTTAACCAGTGATGGTCCTATGGACAACAGTACTGGAGTTCCATTCTTTTATATTGCTCCAAAGTCAAGCTTCATTACAGATTTGATGAAGAATCCAGTGATATCTTTCACATTCGCAGATCCAGATGGTGATATTTGCAGGtacaaaaaaattaatatttataAAACAAATTGAAAGCATAGCTGCCTACAAAAATTGAGGAGTTTTAACCCTTCCCCACCCACAACCCAACTGGTAATGCTCCTTTCACATCCAGGAATATCCACAAACCACCCACTTTGGAGGTTGATTTTACCCAACTTTGGCAACTATAATTGGAAGTATATTTACTTAAAACTACAAATATTTGATCCAGGACCATTACAATACATAACTGAGAATGCTGCAAATAACAGTCGCAATAATAGTATGCACTGCTTTAAACAATATGTTCTAATATCTGGTAATACTGTTTCTTCTTAGGGAAAGTGCCATTAAGGCGTAAGGAGTAACGTTCCATTCAATATTCTCCTCTTTTCAAAGAAAGCAAGCTGtcgctctagcaccaccttcctCCAACATTTCTACTAAGTCGCACCACTTCTCTGCAATACACTACCCTGACCCACTTAAatcccaacttctacagcttcaggccccatgtggcgtaaatgccatGGTTTTCCTAAAGCGGAAACGCCACCAAAAAATAGGTTTCACTGTCACAGCAAAGTTAATGGAATTTTAGTGAATCCCGTGTCCACTTTTCGTTAAAATATGATCTGTGGAAATGTGGTGAAtttcaaaactgttgtggttttagaaatcgcagcaaatCAATCATACTCATGAAACGcttgtggtttccctataggtataattgaagcagacagtccacagaagaaaactgcaaactttctgtgaaaagcgctgcaggaatatCCGCAATGTGTTACTGCTGCGGTTTTTCTTGtagagcttttttgctgtgggacaccaagcacatcctaaagacacatctcttcaggcaGGCCTTTCACATTTCTACCAAACTTTGGCAAATACACTCCCTACAGCTAACCCTGATCCATTCATGAGTAGGTTCCTATTGTGGGAATTGATTTATTACAttttaatgtctcattttgtctgtacatgaactCTCTGATTTGTACAGTTCCGTGGAATATGTTGACACTATCTAAATAAAATTAatcattatgattattattattatattgaagAGAATGTTCATACTTTTTTTCTCACAGAAGCATGGCCTAGCCTATAATacaattcagtggcgtaactaggaatggcggggccccgtggcgaacttttgacatggccccccccccaactgacaccagcgccgaagacctcgaccgactccgtcctccgcactctattatgtcccttagtaagccctgcacacagtattgtgttcattagtggcccctgcacacactattatgtcccttagtggccctgcacacagtattgtaccccatagtggcccctgcacacagtattatgtccccatagtggcccctgcacacagttttatgtcccatagtggcccttgcacacagtattatgtcccatagtggcccctgcacacactattatgtcccttagtggccctgcacacagtattatgtcccatagtggcccctgcacacagtattatacccaatagtggcccctgcacacactattatgtcccttagtggccctgcacacagtattatgtccccatagtggcccctgcacacagtattatgtccccatagtggcccctgcacacagtattatgtcccatagtggccctgcacacagtattatgtcccatagtggcccctgcacacgctattatgtcccttagtggccctgcacacagtattatgtcccatagtggcccctgcacacagtattatgtcccatagtggcccctgcacacgctattatgtcccttagtggccctgcacacagtattatacccaatagtggcccctgcacacagtattatgtcccatagtggcccctgcacacagtattatacccaatagtggcccctgcacacagtattatgtccccatagtggcccctgcacacagtattatgtccaggatcggcaagtaaatagcgcccgtaacggccaatttaaagaaaaacaaaaaaatgcagcagtagcggatgtcaccgggccccctaattgcccgggccctgtggcagccgcctccgctgcctctatggtagttacgcccctgatacaaTTTATGTCTCCATGGTGCTTTTACTTGGGACAAGAAATACCCTCCCCCTCCAATTGAGTTCTCACTCAGCCAAACCAGCGCTCTACTTCTGTCTGCAGAGGACTGTCTGGTTTGACTTACTTCCTAGTTGATGTTGATGgtgataataataaaaataattcattttatttatatagtgccaagacattctgcagcactgtacaatttgtagggttcaagtacagacaaaa
This sequence is a window from Leptodactylus fuscus isolate aLepFus1 chromosome 2, aLepFus1.hap2, whole genome shotgun sequence. Protein-coding genes within it:
- the CREG2 gene encoding protein CREG2 encodes the protein MSESGFNCKSTVCACYMLWLVGCSLLSYSHGYVIVNSVSWSVTNEVEEELDSSSTEDALPALLEDTISMWKQSYPASTYKEEAEMKSRPGPDVSKQMISPSRMFSYKRESSTVTESSPSLAALHNKLLTKARILAHKSKWGTLATLSTQENIQGVPFGQALLTSDGPMDNSTGVPFFYIAPKSSFITDLMKNPVISFTFADPDGDICRETITDPQDPQCAALTLIGQMVNVQPDGEEFAKKALYSRHPVMRKWSQSYNCLLMKMNIEHIYVTDCYGGVYSLPLEDYYNVNPK